One Rubinisphaera margarita DNA window includes the following coding sequences:
- a CDS encoding sedoheptulokinase — translation MNCLLGLDFGTTSVSAVSISPDGELLGVHSRKHDAFLPHEDPLARIQSLDRLAAVAKECLKSVLAEANAEPLALGLTGQMHGFICLDAAGQAVSDLITWLDFRSLSLKSAGNEAWSAELKRKLTEEVRERLGCDLHPGYALLNVYALHKSGLLPGETAAIIDITGYFRSVLSSEPTVIDPTFAASWGIYNVRDGRVDEEVIAISGLDPTLFPACSDDRSVAQHVTAEAAKTWSLPEGLPVYLGIGDNQAAAHAAIENPETDLLINIGTGGQICWPTREFLPSKSIEVRPFLDGYLLNVGAGVSGGRDWQTYVRSVHGWLRDLGFEMEEHELLERLKDAATECAKPGRRDGFPIFEPVFSGTRSDRQRRGHLSNLTDLNFNLREMSYAAVVGVLNCVCEPFDEVPHSRGNRKRIVLTGNFFEHFPWLSSRVAHRYRCTVVMPVHPEQAAVGAAMLAGSGLNRQSSIPRRYKTLSDRIWDTP, via the coding sequence ATGAACTGTCTGCTCGGACTCGACTTTGGCACCACATCCGTCTCGGCCGTCTCGATCTCACCCGATGGCGAACTGCTTGGCGTTCACAGCCGAAAGCACGACGCCTTTCTTCCGCACGAAGATCCTCTGGCCAGAATCCAGTCGCTGGATCGGCTTGCCGCCGTGGCGAAAGAGTGCCTGAAGAGCGTCCTCGCTGAAGCGAACGCCGAACCGCTGGCTCTCGGGTTGACCGGGCAGATGCATGGCTTCATCTGTCTCGACGCGGCCGGCCAAGCCGTTTCGGATCTGATCACCTGGCTCGACTTCAGAAGCCTGAGCTTGAAGTCGGCCGGGAACGAAGCCTGGAGCGCCGAACTGAAACGAAAACTGACCGAGGAAGTCAGAGAACGACTCGGGTGTGATCTGCATCCCGGATATGCCCTGCTGAACGTTTACGCCTTGCACAAAAGTGGACTCCTTCCCGGGGAGACGGCAGCCATTATCGACATCACCGGCTACTTCCGCAGCGTGCTGTCTTCGGAACCGACGGTCATCGATCCCACGTTTGCCGCTTCGTGGGGGATCTACAATGTCCGGGACGGCCGGGTCGATGAAGAGGTCATCGCGATCAGCGGGCTCGATCCGACACTGTTTCCAGCCTGCAGCGACGATCGCTCGGTTGCTCAGCATGTGACAGCGGAAGCCGCGAAGACGTGGTCGCTTCCTGAAGGACTGCCGGTCTACCTCGGAATTGGCGACAATCAGGCCGCTGCTCATGCGGCGATCGAGAATCCGGAAACGGATCTGCTCATCAACATCGGCACCGGCGGTCAGATCTGCTGGCCAACTCGGGAGTTTCTGCCTTCCAAATCGATCGAAGTGCGTCCTTTTCTCGACGGGTATTTGCTGAACGTCGGCGCGGGCGTGAGCGGAGGACGAGATTGGCAGACCTATGTTCGCAGCGTTCATGGCTGGCTGCGGGACCTCGGCTTCGAGATGGAGGAACACGAGTTACTCGAGCGACTAAAGGATGCAGCGACCGAGTGCGCAAAGCCAGGCCGTCGAGATGGGTTCCCCATTTTCGAACCCGTGTTCTCCGGCACCCGATCGGATCGACAAAGACGCGGGCATCTCAGCAATCTCACCGACCTGAATTTTAATCTGCGTGAAATGTCGTACGCGGCGGTTGTCGGCGTCCTGAATTGCGTCTGCGAACCATTCGATGAGGTCCCACATTCGCGGGGAAACCGAAAACGGATCGTGCTCACGGGGAACTTCTTCGAGCATTTCCCCTGGTTGTCTTCCCGCGTCGCTCACCGATATCGCTGCACGGTCGTCATGCCCGTCCATCCGGAGCAGGCGGCTGTCGGGGCGGCGATGCTGGCCGGTTCTGGTTTGAATCGGCAGTCGTCTATCCCCAGACGCTACAAGACACTTTCGGATCGGATTTGGGATACGCCGTAA
- a CDS encoding ABC transporter permease has product MKKIVGILGLLIFVCLVTAWNNPAFLKPTNIEQLLHRTSLFGIISLGAALVIMTGGIDLSIGSVIGLCGSLLPLLLTQYEWSVPAAISLVAGLSVAIGLAHGLLITKLRLQPFIVTLCGLLLYRGLARWVAEDSNQRFGSDYPGLMWFVRAKIELPGAFDIPVPAILFALLAVICWIFLNRTVWGRHLLALGRNEQAARFSGIATDRLVILSYVACSALAGLGGVLFALDQNTVQPSAHGNFYELYAIAAAVLGGCSLRGGEGSIIGVVIGAALLRVLYNAIILADIPAQLEFAIIGMVILGGVIADELIKRLAARRRLKAARALASTRSDD; this is encoded by the coding sequence ATGAAGAAAATCGTCGGAATTCTGGGCCTGTTGATCTTCGTCTGTCTGGTGACGGCGTGGAACAACCCGGCGTTTCTCAAGCCGACCAACATCGAGCAGCTGCTGCACCGAACCTCTTTGTTCGGCATCATCAGCCTCGGTGCAGCGCTGGTTATCATGACGGGCGGAATCGACCTGTCGATTGGCTCGGTGATCGGTTTGTGTGGTTCGCTGCTGCCATTATTGTTGACTCAGTACGAATGGTCGGTCCCGGCTGCGATATCTCTGGTGGCTGGCCTCAGCGTTGCGATCGGACTGGCGCATGGTCTGTTGATTACCAAGCTAAGACTCCAGCCATTTATCGTGACGCTTTGCGGCCTGCTGTTGTATCGGGGACTGGCCCGCTGGGTGGCCGAAGACAGCAACCAGCGTTTCGGATCGGATTATCCCGGACTGATGTGGTTCGTCCGGGCAAAGATCGAGTTGCCGGGAGCTTTCGATATTCCGGTGCCGGCGATTCTGTTCGCACTGCTCGCCGTCATTTGCTGGATCTTTCTCAACCGGACCGTCTGGGGGAGGCATCTGCTGGCGCTGGGCCGAAATGAGCAGGCGGCTCGCTTCAGTGGTATCGCGACCGATCGGCTGGTCATTCTCTCCTATGTCGCCTGTTCCGCGCTGGCTGGTCTGGGGGGCGTGCTGTTTGCGCTCGATCAGAATACGGTCCAGCCGAGCGCTCATGGCAACTTCTACGAACTTTACGCGATTGCCGCAGCTGTGCTCGGAGGCTGCAGTCTCCGGGGGGGAGAAGGGAGCATTATCGGGGTCGTCATCGGAGCGGCATTGCTGCGCGTCCTGTACAATGCAATCATTCTGGCGGATATTCCCGCCCAGCTGGAGTTCGCGATCATCGGAATGGTGATCCTGGGGGGCGTGATTGCTGACGAACTGATCAAGCGGCTGGCGGCGCGCCGACGACTCAAGGCCGCACGGGCACTGGCTTCGACACGGTCAGACGACTGA
- a CDS encoding alpha/beta hydrolase, whose amino-acid sequence MTDTTGEIKVDGAVSAAKSRSRTSVRNLLILAIVLLGGSLVFLAMVQRKLIYHPVKSAALDPADWGFRPGRCLDVEVEISPGITLHGWHVLPPDHQALDRDEQMLELEAGRPAILFFPGNAGHRGYRADHLRLLSSLQADVFLVDYRGYAENPGAPSEAVLTADARKIWNHMTDELGVPAERIILLGESLGGGVATALASELCSDGVSPGGLFLESTFSSMTETAQFHFPLLPVSLLLADRYPSEKRIESVDCPITMIHGRRDEIVPFPLGERLFAAAPEQSANGVAKSFVELPGVNHNDLLLLAETEYLRAMDSMLRNVRSR is encoded by the coding sequence ATGACTGACACCACCGGGGAGATCAAAGTCGACGGAGCCGTTTCCGCCGCGAAGTCACGCTCGAGAACCTCGGTGCGGAACCTTCTGATTCTCGCGATCGTGCTCCTGGGAGGCAGTCTCGTGTTTCTGGCGATGGTCCAGCGGAAGTTGATCTACCATCCGGTAAAATCAGCGGCACTCGATCCAGCCGACTGGGGATTCCGTCCCGGTCGCTGTCTGGATGTCGAAGTGGAGATCTCGCCCGGAATCACGCTGCACGGCTGGCATGTGCTTCCCCCTGACCACCAGGCGCTCGATCGGGACGAGCAGATGCTCGAGCTTGAAGCCGGTCGGCCCGCAATTCTGTTCTTTCCGGGTAATGCGGGACATCGCGGCTATCGAGCCGATCATTTGCGTTTGCTCAGTAGTCTGCAGGCCGATGTCTTTCTGGTGGACTATCGCGGCTACGCCGAGAACCCGGGGGCTCCCAGTGAAGCAGTGCTGACGGCGGATGCCCGGAAGATCTGGAACCATATGACGGACGAGCTGGGCGTTCCCGCAGAGCGGATCATCCTATTGGGGGAATCTCTTGGCGGAGGCGTGGCGACCGCGCTGGCCAGTGAGCTCTGCAGCGACGGGGTGAGTCCCGGCGGACTGTTCCTGGAGTCGACATTCAGCTCAATGACGGAGACGGCGCAGTTCCATTTCCCATTGTTGCCGGTCAGTCTGCTGCTGGCGGATCGATATCCCTCCGAGAAGCGAATTGAATCGGTCGACTGTCCGATCACGATGATCCACGGCCGCAGGGACGAGATCGTCCCTTTTCCGTTGGGAGAGCGACTCTTCGCAGCCGCCCCGGAACAGTCTGCGAATGGGGTGGCGAAGTCGTTTGTGGAACTTCCGGGTGTGAATCACAACGACCTGCTTCTACTGGCCGAAACGGAGTACCTGAGAGCGATGGACTCTATGCTACGGAATGTTCGGAGCCGGTGA
- a CDS encoding cold-shock protein encodes MPEGKIKKIVSDKGFGFIQGDRGDLFFHVSALQNAQFETLEVGQQVHYEEEEGPKGPRATAIQVLQ; translated from the coding sequence GTGCCGGAGGGTAAGATTAAGAAGATTGTGTCCGATAAGGGATTCGGATTCATTCAGGGGGACCGGGGCGATCTGTTCTTCCATGTCTCAGCATTGCAGAATGCACAGTTTGAGACTCTGGAAGTCGGACAGCAGGTCCACTATGAAGAAGAAGAAGGACCGAAAGGACCGCGAGCAACTGCTATTCAGGTGCTCCAGTAG
- a CDS encoding DUF3500 domain-containing protein, whose amino-acid sequence MTHSFDPSPSDLNRRQFLTTSLAATAALGAATPLTAALFDVNKAVAKAKETPESAVKHLFASLSEKQRQEICFGWDHTEKGRGLLRTHVNNNWTITKPEVRSKYFTDEQQDMVRAIFEGIIHPDWHTRYYKQVEDDNGGFGDNQAIAIFGDPESDRFEFVMTGRHMTLRCDGNSADHLAFGGPIFYGHDPLGEFNEGPDHKENVFWEQALKANEVYKMLDGRQRKLAEVRRTPSEGDIAFRDTKQIQGIPVSELSSDQQEALQETLQSLVEPFRQSDRDEVTQCIKTQGGLNSCALAFYTDNDIGKDRVWDNWRLEGPSFVWHFRGAPHVHVWVNIAENAAVETNTPYVNKRS is encoded by the coding sequence ATGACCCATTCCTTCGATCCCTCCCCGTCCGATCTGAATCGACGTCAGTTTCTCACGACCAGCCTCGCCGCCACGGCGGCTCTCGGCGCAGCGACACCTCTCACTGCGGCTCTCTTCGATGTGAACAAGGCTGTCGCCAAGGCGAAGGAGACGCCGGAATCGGCCGTGAAGCATCTGTTCGCCTCCCTTTCCGAAAAACAGCGTCAGGAGATCTGCTTCGGCTGGGATCACACGGAAAAGGGACGCGGCCTGCTGCGAACCCATGTCAACAACAACTGGACGATCACCAAGCCGGAGGTTCGAAGCAAGTACTTCACCGACGAACAGCAGGACATGGTCCGGGCCATCTTCGAAGGCATCATCCATCCCGACTGGCACACTCGGTACTACAAGCAGGTCGAAGACGACAACGGCGGCTTCGGCGACAACCAGGCGATTGCCATTTTCGGGGATCCGGAGAGCGACCGCTTCGAGTTCGTGATGACGGGCCGCCATATGACACTTCGCTGCGACGGGAACTCCGCCGATCATCTCGCGTTCGGCGGTCCGATTTTCTACGGGCACGACCCGCTGGGCGAATTCAATGAAGGCCCGGATCACAAAGAGAATGTTTTCTGGGAACAGGCGCTGAAGGCCAACGAAGTCTACAAGATGCTCGATGGTCGGCAGCGAAAACTGGCAGAAGTCCGGCGGACTCCCAGCGAAGGCGATATCGCGTTTCGCGACACGAAGCAGATTCAGGGAATTCCCGTGTCCGAGCTCTCCTCCGATCAGCAGGAAGCACTGCAGGAAACCCTCCAGTCTCTCGTCGAGCCGTTCCGTCAATCTGACCGCGACGAGGTGACGCAGTGCATCAAAACGCAAGGCGGACTCAACTCCTGCGCCCTGGCGTTTTACACCGATAACGACATCGGCAAGGACCGCGTATGGGACAACTGGCGGCTCGAGGGCCCTTCATTTGTCTGGCACTTCCGCGGAGCCCCTCACGTTCACGTCTGGGTCAATATCGCCGAGAATGCTGCAGTCGAGACCAATACCCCGTACGTGAACAAACGATCCTGA
- a CDS encoding rhomboid family intramembrane serine protease, which yields MRHLGTLDTEAKARRFHDYLLSQKIASRVDPADGVWDLWVIEEDDVPRARAALEEFRNDPSSPELEKQVAQGQALRVARQKQALEAVRRRLEVRRRPAILGAGHLPITFFLITISVVVTLMITLDNNDYGLITDFTIASFEPAGNDRIRFYTDLREIRGGEIWRLVTPIFVHYDAFHLLFNMYWTYIFGAMLEPRLRSWRFLVMVLFLAVFSNLAEFYVKIPPLVFDKDPTFGGMSGVDFGLFGFIWIKGRLEPRLGIGLPDLTVYLMLGFLFLCLTGIFGPIANTAHFAGFLLGCGLAAMRPLTRRRPAR from the coding sequence ATGCGACATTTGGGAACACTGGACACTGAAGCCAAGGCCCGCCGTTTTCACGATTATCTGCTGTCGCAAAAAATCGCTTCCCGAGTCGATCCTGCGGACGGCGTCTGGGATCTGTGGGTAATCGAAGAGGATGATGTGCCCCGAGCCCGCGCGGCTCTGGAAGAGTTTCGCAACGATCCGAGTTCCCCCGAGCTCGAAAAACAGGTGGCTCAAGGGCAGGCTCTCCGCGTCGCCCGGCAGAAGCAGGCTCTCGAAGCTGTCCGTCGGCGACTTGAAGTTCGACGCCGGCCCGCGATCCTCGGTGCCGGTCATCTTCCCATCACGTTCTTTCTGATCACGATCAGCGTCGTCGTCACGCTGATGATCACTCTGGACAATAACGACTACGGGTTGATCACCGACTTCACCATCGCGTCGTTCGAGCCAGCCGGCAACGATCGAATTCGCTTCTATACCGATCTGCGGGAGATTCGTGGCGGGGAAATCTGGCGGCTCGTGACGCCGATCTTTGTCCACTACGATGCCTTCCACCTGTTGTTCAACATGTACTGGACGTACATCTTCGGAGCGATGCTGGAGCCCCGACTCCGCTCCTGGCGATTTCTGGTGATGGTCCTGTTCCTCGCAGTCTTCTCCAATCTGGCGGAGTTCTATGTGAAGATCCCGCCCCTCGTCTTCGATAAGGATCCGACGTTCGGCGGAATGTCGGGGGTCGATTTTGGCCTGTTCGGTTTTATCTGGATCAAAGGTCGTCTGGAACCACGACTGGGCATCGGCCTGCCGGATCTCACCGTGTATCTCATGCTTGGCTTTCTGTTCCTCTGCCTTACGGGAATTTTTGGGCCGATTGCCAACACGGCTCACTTCGCCGGCTTCCTGCTCGGATGCGGTCTGGCCGCCATGCGCCCGCTGACCCGCCGACGCCCCGCCCGCTGA
- a CDS encoding phosphoglycerate dehydrogenase, whose protein sequence is MKVRCLALNADQGPHFPMLEQHGFTPLPANRNVNFHQSDILIEQLQGCVGVIAGTEPYTRRVIESSPELRVIARIGVGFDAVDLAACDDRGVVVTTTPGVNHHAVAEHAIAMLMALGRGFPDRDRYVREGSWKRYSTPRIEGSTLGLIGLGRIGTAVARRALGLGMRVIAYDPGLDDDAIRKMEIEPRELDDLYGQSDYVSLHLPVTEETHHLINRETLARMKPGAVLINTARGALVDEAALCEALQDGHLRGAGLDVFEVEPLPSDSPLLKLDHVLLSGHLAGLDRESQRDTLTMAAQTIIRLQQGEWPGEVIQNLHNCQDWSWAR, encoded by the coding sequence ATGAAAGTTCGATGTCTCGCTCTCAACGCCGATCAGGGCCCTCATTTTCCGATGCTGGAGCAGCACGGCTTTACGCCACTGCCCGCCAATCGTAACGTCAACTTTCACCAAAGCGACATTCTGATCGAGCAACTGCAGGGCTGTGTCGGGGTAATCGCCGGAACGGAACCGTACACAAGACGCGTAATCGAATCGTCCCCGGAATTGCGGGTTATTGCGAGAATCGGCGTCGGCTTTGATGCGGTCGATCTCGCTGCCTGTGATGACCGTGGCGTCGTGGTCACGACCACGCCAGGAGTGAACCATCATGCCGTAGCCGAGCATGCGATTGCCATGCTGATGGCGCTCGGTCGCGGGTTTCCGGATCGCGATCGCTACGTCCGCGAAGGAAGCTGGAAACGTTACAGCACTCCGCGAATCGAAGGAAGCACCCTCGGCCTGATCGGTCTCGGTCGCATCGGCACTGCAGTCGCCCGGCGTGCCCTCGGGCTGGGGATGCGCGTGATTGCTTACGACCCGGGGCTCGATGACGATGCGATCCGGAAGATGGAGATCGAGCCGCGAGAACTCGATGATCTCTACGGACAGTCCGACTATGTCTCGCTGCACTTGCCAGTGACGGAGGAAACGCATCACCTCATCAACCGTGAGACTCTGGCTCGCATGAAGCCCGGAGCCGTGCTCATCAACACGGCTCGAGGCGCTCTGGTAGACGAGGCGGCGTTGTGTGAAGCTCTTCAAGACGGACATTTGCGCGGAGCGGGACTCGATGTCTTCGAGGTCGAGCCGCTTCCTTCCGACAGTCCGCTGCTCAAGCTCGATCATGTTCTTCTGAGTGGTCATCTGGCCGGACTCGATCGAGAGTCGCAGCGGGACACACTCACCATGGCCGCACAGACAATCATCCGTCTGCAGCAGGGAGAGTGGCCCGGCGAAGTCATTCAGAATCTGCACAACTGCCAGGACTGGTCCTGGGCCCGATGA
- a CDS encoding ATP-binding response regulator → MRILIVDAVRRFQELARAVVNHVFATIDVDAADGLATARPLLKQRHYELVVVDASQLDSGSQDLLAHMNLWYEATPVVILSATGLEERVLDAIRRGAIGFVRKEHFKEELPQQIRSILNATMRSQPNSLAGSLLKEQTTSFCLPNERTLIVKVNNYCAQLLQVFQICPQRDQMRILLALEEALTNAMNHGNLEVSSDLRGVDDEAYLRLLQERSNIPRFANRRVEMDITVTTSLARFRIRDEGPGFDVSRLPDPCDPANIGRSHGRGVFLMRTYMDEVQYNDLGNEVTMIKYKSDQQGGSTDSAIWTHVQSPEILQLREEMNS, encoded by the coding sequence ATGCGGATTCTAATCGTCGATGCCGTCCGCAGGTTTCAGGAGCTGGCCCGAGCCGTGGTCAATCACGTCTTCGCGACGATCGATGTCGATGCGGCTGATGGTCTCGCGACAGCCAGGCCGCTTCTCAAACAGCGTCACTATGAGCTGGTCGTCGTCGACGCATCTCAGCTCGACTCCGGATCCCAGGATCTGCTGGCTCACATGAACCTCTGGTACGAGGCGACGCCGGTCGTGATACTCAGTGCGACCGGTCTGGAAGAGCGTGTGCTCGATGCAATCCGTCGCGGCGCGATCGGGTTCGTTCGAAAGGAGCACTTCAAGGAAGAACTGCCGCAGCAGATTCGCTCGATTCTGAACGCGACGATGCGATCGCAGCCAAATTCGCTGGCGGGGAGTCTGCTGAAAGAACAGACGACATCGTTCTGTCTGCCGAATGAACGAACGCTGATCGTGAAGGTTAACAACTACTGCGCTCAGCTCCTGCAGGTCTTCCAGATCTGCCCTCAGCGGGATCAGATGCGGATCCTGCTCGCGCTCGAAGAAGCTCTGACCAATGCCATGAACCATGGCAACCTGGAAGTCAGCTCCGATCTGCGGGGCGTCGATGACGAAGCGTATCTGCGATTGCTGCAGGAGCGAAGCAATATCCCGCGGTTCGCGAACCGCCGCGTCGAGATGGACATCACGGTGACGACATCGCTGGCCCGTTTCCGCATTCGCGATGAGGGGCCGGGATTTGATGTGTCCCGGTTGCCCGATCCCTGCGATCCGGCGAACATTGGACGCTCACACGGTCGTGGGGTCTTTCTGATGAGAACTTACATGGACGAAGTGCAGTACAACGACCTCGGCAACGAAGTCACGATGATCAAGTACAAGTCCGACCAGCAGGGGGGCTCCACGGACTCCGCGATCTGGACTCACGTGCAATCGCCGGAGATTCTGCAACTGCGTGAAGAGATGAATTCCTGA
- a CDS encoding sugar nucleotide-binding protein, whose protein sequence is MNTLAIFGVDTVAGANLARSFSADYRVIGICDHNAPELPGCQLISGDGACSSPGQLLADLQPQRVIDASCVGDSPWNPQASIGSEEQCERSAELAASCKEKNIPYVLLSSDAVLSGPWMFHEEDSECRCSSIISQRLLNLERAVLQNEQALVVRTHVFGWSQTSGQTGWVENLLERMQQGQTCADLQKPGHATPIVASELAQILNRAFSESLTGLYHVAGAERVNRIQFARRLAQSFDVSWFGAAASAEHFTEAERKSFGFGETSLQTRMVRRELCVAMPTLTESMQQLREQQDIASISLSRRPLSRAA, encoded by the coding sequence TTGAATACGCTTGCCATCTTTGGAGTCGACACCGTCGCAGGTGCGAACCTCGCCCGATCATTCAGTGCCGATTATCGTGTGATCGGAATCTGCGACCACAACGCTCCCGAACTGCCCGGCTGCCAGCTGATCAGCGGCGATGGGGCGTGTTCCAGTCCGGGGCAACTGCTCGCGGACCTACAGCCGCAGCGGGTCATCGATGCATCCTGCGTGGGCGATTCTCCCTGGAATCCGCAAGCTTCCATCGGTTCTGAAGAACAATGCGAACGGTCTGCCGAACTGGCCGCGTCCTGCAAAGAGAAGAACATCCCCTACGTGCTGCTTTCGAGCGATGCCGTGCTCAGTGGCCCGTGGATGTTTCACGAAGAAGATTCCGAATGCCGCTGCTCTTCGATCATCAGTCAACGCCTGTTGAATCTGGAACGGGCCGTCCTGCAGAACGAACAGGCACTCGTGGTACGGACACACGTCTTCGGCTGGAGCCAAACCTCCGGGCAGACCGGCTGGGTCGAAAACCTGCTCGAACGGATGCAGCAGGGTCAGACCTGTGCCGACCTGCAGAAGCCGGGACATGCCACTCCGATCGTCGCCTCGGAACTGGCGCAGATTCTTAACCGCGCTTTCAGCGAAAGTCTCACCGGTCTGTATCACGTTGCCGGTGCGGAACGTGTGAACCGGATCCAGTTCGCCCGCCGTCTGGCTCAGTCGTTCGACGTCAGCTGGTTCGGGGCCGCTGCGTCCGCCGAACATTTCACTGAAGCGGAGCGAAAGAGCTTCGGATTCGGCGAGACGTCGTTGCAGACCCGCATGGTTCGTCGCGAGCTCTGCGTCGCCATGCCGACACTGACCGAATCGATGCAGCAGCTTCGCGAGCAGCAGGACATCGCTTCGATTTCCCTCTCGCGTCGTCCGCTCAGCCGGGCTGCTTAA
- a CDS encoding alpha/beta hydrolase, with translation MSEPEIQRKRGLGAIYDTSYSPPPGGQPAIARHLDELHARYSQTLSEPVAVTQWSREQSTWNVFYATNRAPQGESPDLRFGNDVAAAVQYGRAAAVLPGRERGQDPIPLPEETGKISLMSFVPKFHKKEPRAYATLDRVHSLEPIEFHAGLKDQIERSTGKDLLLFVHGFNVDYEAAVIRTAQIACDLPFNGAICCYAWPSQGGIRNYGKDEAFNSASVEHFQTFLQNLIGNVPEDTKINIVVHSMGNRVVMQALNRMPEPHGDARPVSHVVLCAPDVGISDYYGWIDGVKKQSRRVTLYVGDGDTALAASKALHAEQRVGDALPPVLTEGVETIDCSPVELSLMGHSYYGGSIEVLCDLFCILKEDLPASERNWLTPIREDGETFWRFTSQPTPVHWGWNFPPEITGAGVVQQLTLQPDETLSR, from the coding sequence ATGTCTGAGCCCGAGATTCAGCGGAAACGGGGGCTCGGTGCCATCTACGATACATCGTATTCACCGCCACCAGGCGGGCAGCCGGCCATCGCACGGCATCTTGATGAACTGCACGCTCGATACTCGCAAACGCTGTCCGAACCGGTCGCGGTCACTCAATGGAGCAGGGAACAGTCGACCTGGAACGTGTTCTATGCCACGAACCGCGCTCCTCAGGGAGAATCCCCGGATCTGCGATTCGGAAACGACGTGGCGGCAGCGGTCCAGTACGGACGAGCCGCAGCTGTTCTCCCCGGCCGCGAACGAGGGCAGGACCCGATCCCGCTGCCCGAAGAAACGGGGAAGATCTCTCTGATGAGCTTCGTTCCGAAGTTCCACAAAAAGGAGCCACGGGCCTACGCGACCCTTGATCGTGTCCATTCGCTCGAGCCCATCGAGTTCCATGCCGGCCTGAAAGACCAGATCGAGCGGTCCACCGGAAAGGATCTGCTGCTGTTTGTGCATGGTTTCAATGTCGACTACGAAGCCGCCGTGATTCGCACCGCTCAGATTGCCTGCGATCTGCCGTTCAACGGAGCGATCTGTTGTTACGCCTGGCCCTCACAGGGAGGCATCAGGAATTACGGAAAGGATGAAGCCTTCAACTCTGCGTCCGTGGAACACTTCCAGACATTCCTGCAGAATCTGATCGGCAATGTCCCCGAGGATACAAAGATCAACATCGTTGTTCACAGCATGGGGAATCGCGTGGTGATGCAGGCGCTGAACCGGATGCCTGAACCTCATGGCGACGCGAGGCCAGTCAGTCATGTGGTGCTGTGCGCCCCCGATGTCGGGATCAGCGATTACTATGGCTGGATCGACGGGGTGAAGAAGCAGTCCCGTCGCGTTACGTTATATGTCGGCGATGGCGATACAGCTCTGGCGGCGTCCAAAGCACTTCACGCCGAGCAACGGGTCGGCGATGCGCTTCCTCCCGTGTTGACGGAAGGGGTGGAAACGATCGACTGTTCGCCGGTTGAGCTCTCACTGATGGGCCACTCTTACTACGGGGGCAGCATCGAGGTCCTGTGCGATCTGTTCTGTATCCTCAAGGAAGATCTGCCAGCCTCGGAACGGAATTGGCTGACACCGATCCGCGAAGACGGGGAAACATTCTGGCGATTCACGTCCCAACCGACGCCCGTTCACTGGGGCTGGAATTTTCCTCCCGAGATCACCGGAGCCGGGGTCGTTCAACAGTTGACGCTGCAGCCCGACGAAACCCTTTCCAGGTAA
- a CDS encoding acyl-CoA thioesterase, translating to MSIIRSHTSQIRVRYSETDAMGFLHHGNYPTYFEEARTELFRVNGGDYRAMEERGLFFVVVSMSFRFRSPARYDDVLDVTATLEKVSAAKLEHSYKIERGSVIVAEGTTVLAMVDRAGQVQRITDQMPGVQSD from the coding sequence ATGTCGATTATCCGCTCGCATACCTCGCAGATCCGGGTCCGTTACAGTGAGACGGACGCGATGGGTTTTTTGCATCACGGCAACTATCCCACCTATTTCGAGGAAGCCCGCACGGAACTGTTTCGGGTCAACGGCGGCGATTATCGGGCGATGGAAGAACGGGGCCTGTTCTTCGTGGTCGTTTCGATGTCGTTCCGTTTCCGGAGCCCGGCTCGCTACGACGATGTGCTCGATGTGACCGCGACACTCGAAAAGGTCTCGGCCGCCAAGCTCGAACACTCGTACAAAATTGAGCGGGGTTCGGTCATCGTGGCGGAAGGCACGACCGTGCTGGCGATGGTCGATCGAGCCGGTCAGGTGCAGCGAATTACCGATCAGATGCCCGGCGTGCAGAGCGATTGA